Below is a genomic region from Halogeometricum sp. S1BR25-6.
GCCCGGTGAGCAGATACTCGCGGGCCTTGGACTCGCCGACGAGTCGGGGGAGGAGCCACGCGCCGCCGTCACCGGGGACGAGGCCGACGTTGACGAATCCCTCGCGCATGACGCCCCCGTCCCCGACGACGCGCAGGTCGCAGGCCAGCGCGAAGTCGCAACCGGCGCCGATGGCCGGTCCGTCGACGGCCGCGATGGAGGGCGTCGCCATCGTTCTGAGGTTGTAGACGAACTGCTGAATCAACCAGAGGAACGCGCCGTACTCCTCGGGGGACTGCTCGTCCCAGTCGGGCATCTCCGTCGTGTCGGCGCCCGAGCAGAAGCCCTTCCCGGCGCCGGCCAGCACCACGGCGTACACGCCGTCGTCGGCCTCGGCCGTCCGAGCGGCGTCGTTAAGTTCGAGGATCGTGTTCCGAGTGAAGGCGTTGTACACGTCCGGCCGTTCGATGGTTATCGTCGCGATGCCGTCGGTCACGGCGTAGCTTACGTCGTCGTACCCTTCCATGCTACCGCTATCGACCGGCCGCCACATATAGGTGGGGCTCGCGCCGTCGCC
It encodes:
- a CDS encoding enoyl-CoA hydratase/isomerase family protein — its product is MEGYDDVSYAVTDGIATITIERPDVYNAFTRNTILELNDAARTAEADDGVYAVVLAGAGKGFCSGADTTEMPDWDEQSPEEYGAFLWLIQQFVYNLRTMATPSIAAVDGPAIGAGCDFALACDLRVVGDGGVMREGFVNVGLVPGDGGAWLLPRLVGESKAREYLLTGRDITPEDAVDIGLAVERADDALEAAGALAAEIRDKPATAVRHTNRLVDPQQSFEEYCRKAAEYQWDCVVDAEHQEAVAAFNEGREPEFDRSYDD